From Pseudochaenichthys georgianus chromosome 15, fPseGeo1.2, whole genome shotgun sequence:
TTTTTTATATTTGAAATATTTACCTTTTTATTGGACCAAAACAGCTGctgatatttatttttgatcCAATACAAGGTAACTAAGTGCCTGAAGATTGTATTTGCTCACATAAAGAAAACATAGAAAATGACCTTTCCTCCCTACTTATGCAGGACAAAGGCATGTCTCCCAGAGTCTGACTCGTGTCCTTATGAAATGACTTTTAATGACAACATGGTGAAGTGTTGTTCCCTGGTACTCACGGGATGCTGCATTAAAGAGGGACAGCCATTTGCCGTGGGCACAGCTAATCATCTTTGTTTGGGCGACCAGCTTCACCTTGTGTTCTGTGCACTGGATGTCACCTCTGACATGAGCAAGATGCTTCTTGTGGGCAGTCTGTAGCAGCAAACACAAATGTTGGATCTTTGTTATGTGTGATGGTGTTTATCAGCTTGTGAAGATTTCATCCGCCCACTGAAGAGAAGGGAACAATCCGATGTGATCACACTGTCGCTAGGATTAGGATGATGGCGTGCTGCTGATGGCTTTCTCCAGAACACATTTAGTTCAGTGTTAAAACAATCAGGTGTGAGAACAGAAATCATACAAatgctttgtttttttatttcgaCATGTATTCAATGAAGATTATGTGAAACTGAATAATTAATCAATTAGAATAATTGAATGGATCAGTTGAGTGTGATGGATGACTTTAGCCTAATTGATAAATTATCACTAAGAGTGCCTTCCTTTTTTAATTCTTCGATTGAGCTATAAGTATGTTTGACTCCTTTGCCCTTATTCAATATTCTGTACGTACTTCATGCAAAATCTCAAAAATCGGAAAAACATTTTCAACATTTCTAGAACAGATGGAGTAGATACAATCCTTCTCCAAAGAAGACATTTAGGATTTCTTAATTTTTTACGAAATTCTAGAAGCTGAATCCCCATgttcaacattttaattgtatcTTGAAATATCTTCTGTAGACCAAcaatttaaataatttttttcatGTAAAATAATTCAAACAATTGTTTAGTCTTTAAAATagattcttaaaaaaaaaatgaaataaaacaaattatactCAATGTTCAATAAACTGAAATGTTAAACACAGACAGACGTAAAGCTTACACTTATTGTTTGGAGGGTTTGGATTCTTTAACAACACACTTATTATAACTTCAGCGCTAAATAGATTGCACCATACACAATTCAGCCACACGATCACAACATCAAGCAATAAACACATCCACCATAAAATATTTCAATCTGTTCTTTAATTGGTAAAATCTACGGAGGAGTATTAGTGCCACATGTGATGTTTTTTGGTTCTGACcaaagttgagaaaaaaaaagcgTTCATCCCAAAGATGTATTTCACTTGTAAGATTCAAGATGTGGCATTAATCCTGTTCCGTATTTTTCATGTTTGTTTCAAAGACAAAAGGACACATGAGAGCTGAGATCTGAATCTGAACTGTTTTTAGTGTAAAAGGACCAGAGTTTAGCAGTGCTGAAGAATATCACTTCCTGTTGCCCTCTCCTCTGCAAATGCAATCACTGCAGCTGCTGATcactcactgtgtgtgtgtgtgtgtgtgtgtgtgtgtgtgtgtgtgtgtgtgtgtgcgcgtgtgcgtgcgtgcgtgtgtgtgtgtgtgtgtgtgtgtgtgtgtgtgtgcgtgcgtgtgtgtgtgtgtgtgtgtgtgtgtgcgcgtgtgcgtgcgtgcgtgcgtgtgtgtgtgtgtgtgtgtgtgtgcgtgcgtgcgtgcgtgtgcgtgcgtgcgtgtgtgtgtgtgcactgaaACATTGACATTAAttcaatgtattatgtcaacagaattCACATTACTGTATTAGGTTCGAGCAGTAAGtaaagttgaacctaatatgtTTGTACTTAATATTATTGTTTCCGATTAACTTAAGACTGTTATGTGAAATAtatcattacatattacatatcataTTACACTTAACATTTAGTTAAAGTAAACGTTTCAgtttgttcagtgtgtgtgtgttgtgactGAGTAGGGAAGGACAGGCATTTGCttgatttgttttaattgtGAACAAACTGTTTGTGTAACAGCACATCGTGCTCTGTGCAGTAACACATCATCAAAGCTCGCTGGAGATGACCTCCAACCTGTGAGATTTTTAGACAATAGTCCCCGTAAGGATTGCACCGACACTGTTGAAATGATCGGCCATTTGTTGTGAACACATAGCTACCAAGGCGCTATGGTTACTATAGTATCAGTGAATATGACTTGGTGTAAATGTTGTGATTACTACACCAccaacagacatgttttgttttcAATTCGTCCGTATTATTGTGGAGACAAAGTTGAAACAGGGAGACCGATAGAATGACAGGCAGCAAATGGTCCCGAGCCGAATTGGAACCCGGGTCCTGGGCGTGGGAACCAGACCCCAGGACACGGGCTCCTGCTCTGTGGCcccagagacatgttttttaatGCTCTATTTATGTTGATATTGAAATATTTTGTATCTTTTAAAGGCAATAACTTATAAAGATGACCTGCAGTATGGTAACCTACATAGAACAAACACTCTCATCTGTGCTCCTTCCAGGTGAAGGTCTGGTTCCAGAACCGGCGCACTAAGCAGAAGAAGGACCAGGGGAAGGACTTGGAGCTGCGCTCGGTGGTCTCAGAGACCGCGGCCACCTGCAGTGTGCTCAGACTGCTGGAGCAGGGCCGGCTGCTGACCCCTCCGAGCCTGACGGGCATCCTGCCCCACTGCGGCTCCGCCCTGCGTCCCCCCTCCATGGCCCTggccagcaacagcagcagcagcagtggggGCAGCACGGGCACGGCGGGGGGCAGCCCCCCCCTGCCCGCCATCAGCAGCTCAGGGTCAGTGGCCGGCCTCTTCTCCTTCCCCATGCCCTCCTTACTCAGCGGCGTGGCCAACCGCATGTCCTCTAACCCCCTGTCCATGGCCGGCTCGCTGGCGGGTAACCTGCAGGAACTTTCCGCCCGCTACCTGAGCTCCTCTGCTTTTGAGCCTTACTCGCGGACCAATGGCAAAGAATCCATGGACAAGAAGATTCTGGAATGATGCTTTGTTTTCACACAGACAGACTCCTGTTTCCTCTGGACACATTTTGGGGTTTTTCTGGCTTTCACTGTCTTTGTTTGGTTTTGCTCATTCTCTTCCATCTGTGTCTGTTATGTTCTGTAGCAGTTCATGTATTCCAGTTGCACATCTGGCATCTTACAAGCACAAGCTCATCTAACAAAGACAAGGGGGCGATGGAAAGATTTTGCACAAAATGTTAGGTCTGTGTTACAGAGGTTTAGAATGACTCTGACACTCTGGAGGATCTTTCAGGTTGCTGGCAAACATGTTTAGTCCTATCTATGAATCCCAAAATAAGAATACACACAGGAAGAGAATATGGCTGCTTCCGATACCACAAAAGCTCTATCCTTGAAAAAGAAGTGGTAAATACTGTAGAGCAGGAAGTATAGGATTGGTGACAGAAAGTGTAAAGCAACGATACCTTTCTGATCGTGTTTCAATCACTGAATGTGTTGGGTAGATATGTCACTAAAGTGAGTAGAAAGCGAGTTGTCAAACACTTTTTTAGGTTTGTTGGATCTAATCAGCAAATTAAAAGAAAGTTAATTTAAAATGCAGCATTATGAATAAACTAGCAAGGCCAATTTTTCATCACAGAATTGTGGGATAAAAAAAAGACCCTCTTAATAAGGTCACTGCAAGGCCAGCGTAAGCACAGACCCAATGCATCTGACCTGTCAATGCAAAATGCTTACGAAGATACCTCGCAAAAATGAATCTTACAAAAATATCTTTTATATATCCATCTGTATTTGGACCAAACTAAAACGTAATCTATAGAAGGTGTTGTCATGCAGTTAATTGTCATGCAGTTAATTGTCCAGTGTTGTTTTCTCTATGGTTTGGTAAGGATTTTAACATTTTCcaactaaattcttcactttgtgGCATTTTCGTCTTCAAGATGCAGTAGGCCTCcctgactatttgtgtgtgtgattttaaTACCACTGTGAGTTTCAGAGTATTGGTGTACAGTTTCAATTCCATGCAGAAGCTCGGCAAGGGAATGAGTGTCTGAAAGGGAGCAGCTTTTCAGCATTAGTAAGCTGCTTGCTTTGTTCAACACTAGGCTACAAGGTAACAGGGTATTCAAACATTAGGACAATTCAATATCCTTCCTGTGTGAACATTTCAAAATCCACAGCCTTCAACAATTTGGGCAGGCTGATGCATGTGGAGACGGAATGGAATTATTGTAGTATAAAAGTACTGGAAATGAGAAATGTACCTTCAAATTGTTATTTTATTGTAAATTATTAACTTCTGTATCTAATAGATTATTAGTATATCTGGAAAATAATGGATGAATGAATGTATTAGTGGGGTTGAGGAATCAATCAAAAGCTCTTTGGTGCTGTTGTTGTGAAATATCTTGAAATGTGTGAACCGTGTGGTACAATGTGCATATATATTATGTATGGCTACAGACAAAGACAAGTGTTTTTCATTTTCTTTCATACATGTTGCTGTGAATCAAGTTATGATAAAATTCATGACTGTTATACCTCATACACCAGGGCCTGATGTGTCTGAAGTCTTTTCTCCTTTTTTGTACCGTTAATTACGATCAGAACAACAGGGGAACACTATGTAGACCTTTTGGTTAAATGCCACACTTAAAAAAAACAGCTTTACACATTGGATGTTAAAAAAAAACGATTTTATCAGTTATTCCATTTTGAGGTAGCGAAGGTCTTATTATTTGCATTCACCAATCCTCAAATATCTTTTTTTCCTCAGAAGTTTTTAATATACAAATATCTCAGTTTTTAATATACAAATTTACAAATATCCGCAGATCTTCAAATGGGGGTAAGTTGGAATCAGAGAACACTTTAAGATGACCCTGGATGAATCAATGACCAAAATCTTTCCTAATCATTCTTTTTGATGATGGACCAATGATTATGGATTATTATTGATGACCAATTATTATTTATATCACCTCCAGGTCTGATATTTGCCTGAAATGGCAAAGCGACTTGTGGAGGGTCAATATGTGACACAGTCATGGCAGGATTCCCATGGGAAccagaaattattattattgtaaaaaaatgtcatctttatttataaaaaaaagtgaaatgtggttcatatatatttttctgcaaAACTAATGTTAATAGGTCAGTATACTGATCCTTATCCTTCAGCATCAGTTTGCACTGCACACGTTATCATGGAGCGGAGCTGAGCTGAGGGAATGAGAGGGGACCCGTCGGTTGAGGGGGGTGCAGAGGCCGAGGTGTGCAGCAGGACAACTACTGCTCCCCTCTAAAAACACCCCGCCTGAAGGAGAATTTCACAAATATAATATACTGAATcttaggccccgtccacacggagacgataCCAGTTGAATCCGCTAACGTTCTCTATCGTAAAGACGGTTCGTCCACACCAGGCCGACAGGGAAACGCGGATTCGGAGCCCGAATCCGATACATGTTGATGAATACACAAAGTGGGTAGGTCTGGGGACGAAACGCttgcggctccgtgtgtacgccctataatCTATACGATCATTCCCTGAAAACGATGACGCCATAGCctcgcctctccccacctctcctgctcacccccgcgtcattgctgatgtgcttcgccaacaacaacaatggcggatcaaaGGGTTGCGTTCGTGCTTCAGATGCTACTGACCATGATACAGATTTTactgcaaaatctacagctcctctaccacaaccatcagcaacaataataatataatataataataatcgtCATCGGTCTTATtcactgcttttggtgtattttgtggaggaagtacagcgccacttacaggcccggcatatgtactacagcgtctccagcgggtcgagtggtctcgtgtggacggacacgtttattgagccgattccgtgttaacggaatacttttttgatatcgaattcggttCGTTTTGGTCTccgtttcgtctccgtgtggacggagCCTTAAAGCCACTGGCTTTATTATGAATGTAGAGTAATTGAATCATTTACAGGAATACATTAGGAGCAACAGTCCTCCTGGGGGGGTGAGGATGTAGACCAGGATAAACTGGAGTGTGTACCATGGTGTGTATCTGCTGTGAGCAGTGCTGGAAGAACAAGAGTTAAGCATCACTCTGAGGGACAACATTTTTGTTCaagttaatattattgctttcaactagattcaagattcaaaggttttgtcacaaacgagctgaggaccaaaatgcagaacacggggaaccagggatagtcggtaaccagctttattgatggcaataggctggtaggagacaaaacggcaggtagtaggcaaagggctggtcggggacaggcgagggttccaggagaaagcaggacgggagtcgcaggtacagaacgggtcagggagcaggcgaggcaggctggtcagggacagacaGGGTCGAAACctggagagcaatctgaagggtaatgcgggaaagactggcatgctgcaaagtacgatctggcactgaggtgaaagtgaagtgggcctaaatactaatggagctgatgggtgtaacagagtgagagagagacagggtgtgactaccaggtgactaaggaaagttaatgcagaaaataggtgagtgagaatgCAGACTGTGACAGGTTTTAATGTCATATGCACATAagttacagtgtagaaatggaaTATGAATTGGTTCTTTTCATATTCAAATCTCATTTGGATTGATTGACAGAGACAAGATACTGATAAGAAGAACCCTTTCTAACATTAAAGTGTTTCTTCTTTGGAGAAATAAAGATGACATCATTTATTGTATTAAACATGCAAAATCAACGTTTGTGTTCCCATGGGAATCCTGCCATGACTGTATCACATATTGACCCTCCACAATAGGCTTTGCCATTTCAGGCAAATATCAGACCTGGAGGtgatataaataataattaattcATTCATCCATCATCAAAAATAATGATCAGGAAAGATTTTGGTCATTGATTCATCATTAAGGTCATCCTAAAGTGTTCTCTGATTCCAACTCATCCCATTTGAAGGTCTTTAACCTAATACaattatgtgaaatgtgttgaacgtatcagttttttcagtgtacttttacttactGTAAGTACATCAAAGCACTGCTCCCCCTCTGGCTGTTGCTGAGGAAGAGAAAATGCATTTGAAATGTGGCACACAATGTTTTGCAAATATTTTTTGCAAATATTCTAAGTTGAATCCTGTTTGTATTTTCCTTTATTAGTTTAGTTGTGCTTCTTCCGGCAGAGAAATTACTGTAGAAAATCAGGGACCGTCCAGTTGTTCCTTGAAAACTGAAGCTCTTTTGTGAGCAGACCCAAAGAAACCAATCCTCCCCACTGTGTCTTGGGAATCTCCCTGAGGAAAAAAAAGGTCACATTTATGCCGCCTCCCCCCTCTACACCCCCAGCAGCCACCCCAACCCATTCTCTCCCTTCACCCCAAGTCCAATTAGAAGGAAGGTCAGGGAGGTTTTGTAAGCGGGGGATTTCGGggggagtgtgtgtatgtctgtgtgtgtatgcacgTACAGGGCCGTCAGAGCAGCAGACCACCAACACATTTGCTTCCATCACATGATCCGGTCTTTAAGCTCAGGTCTTAGCGGGTTAATGAAAGGCTACATCCTGTCTTGTTTTTAGTATCTGTTTTTTTGGTCTTTTGTTTGTGCGTACTCTGGATTAACACGCTAACAAATCTCAGTGAAGACGCGACCCTCTTTAAACAGACTAATCCAGCAGGTTGAAGCTCTACAGTTACGGATCTACAGGTTGTGAAAAACCTGCATAGTTTAGTCATTGTGCTTCTTCATAAAAAATAATGAATCCCATTAAGTAATGAGGGGGAGTGAGGGGAGCGGAAACCCCACCAAAGCAAGGGTTCCACTTGTGTTTTCGGTAAAACACCTTGCATAAAGCCATGAAATAACTGTAATCTGCAGCACCCTTGCAACTGTATTGTATGGGCATGTAGTTAGCGGTTAAGAATACCAAGATATTTTCATGTCGCTTTTACAATTTCAACAATCCTCTCAATGGCTACAGTGAAACTTCTACTTTCCTTAATTAGTGTAATAAAAATGGTTCATGTCATGCAtttggacccccccccccccctacatgTCTATATCACAGAGATGGTattcgggtcaatttgacctgGCAGGGAAAGtggaggccacacacacacacacacacacacacacacacacacacacacacacacacacacacacacacacacacacacacacacacacacacacacacacacacacacacacacacatgaaagtGGAGGCTAGAAGGGGTCAGAGGGTTCAAATgcgatatacagtatatattagggctgtcaaacgattacaatttttaatcagattaatcacagcttaaaaattaattaatcatgattaatcaccattcgaactatgtccaaaatatgccatttatttatgtatattgttgtgggaatggaaagataaatgaaagaaggcggatatatcaatttaacatacagtatctatgtttattataacatttttctgcatgtcaaaatgaaagacaacccacacacctataaaatcatcaaaccgtggggtcttaattcattacgtgttgatttctatcaacgggggagtacttcaggaaagtctacagagggggggggggctagtggagtacttcgtgaccacagatgcccctttcacaccagcgccttttcagctccggctcggagctagagcctgaaaagcgccgggttttccagttcacaccggagctgcgccggctcttagctccggaatccgcttcatttccagctccaaaaaattgtcggtccagaggcaagagctttggagctaagaggtgacgtcgcttacgtctctcttacgtcgaggcgtgcaggaaactaaccccacctcccctgaacatgagtcgactgttatgcctgcctacaagcagtagtgcctataaacacactttataaagtcaggcaacactaaccaggcttcgtgtgattctgtttatttgtgccttactttgaccatccgttcgctgttatcgatcattgtggagagaggcagacgtgttgttttgtattattgcagctatcggatgcaagtagtcagtttagcttcgg
This genomic window contains:
- the vax1 gene encoding ventral anterior homeobox 1, encoding MEVRYNQETEGKGLKNGLQKGKDDTDSQGSLSKSFLKEQQDSFSPSGTVDNCEKSRGSTGDPDYCRRILVRDAKGSIREIILPKGLDLDRPKRTRTSFTAEQLYRLEMEFQRCQYVVGRERTELARQLNLSETQVKVWFQNRRTKQKKDQGKDLELRSVVSETAATCSVLRLLEQGRLLTPPSLTGILPHCGSALRPPSMALASNSSSSSGGSTGTAGGSPPLPAISSSGSVAGLFSFPMPSLLSGVANRMSSNPLSMAGSLAGNLQELSARYLSSSAFEPYSRTNGKESMDKKILE